One Bacteriovorax sp. PP10 DNA window includes the following coding sequences:
- the rpsR gene encoding 30S ribosomal protein S18, with the protein MIYELSVVTKPELGAEAHAQIAEIVKDTLKGFEGELLISDDWGRLALAQPYKSGAKHGHFHYFMYQSNTKANTELTRRFGINEGVLRTATFLLGDDSGKEELVKNFKSPLSKTYRGSVLDNKNEDDDEGGFEDMEDDRRKFAKRKSCWFTAKKIKADWKDPQTWNWLVSEFGKISPARVSGISKKHQRFANSAIKHARNLGVSSYLSNRTADRA; encoded by the coding sequence ATGATTTATGAGTTGTCAGTAGTGACAAAGCCGGAGCTTGGCGCAGAAGCTCACGCACAGATCGCAGAAATTGTTAAAGACACACTTAAAGGATTCGAAGGCGAACTTCTTATCTCTGATGATTGGGGAAGACTTGCTCTTGCTCAACCATACAAAAGTGGAGCAAAACACGGTCACTTCCATTACTTCATGTACCAATCAAACACAAAAGCTAACACTGAGTTAACTCGTCGTTTTGGTATTAACGAAGGTGTTCTTCGTACAGCAACATTCCTTTTAGGTGATGATTCTGGAAAAGAAGAACTAGTTAAAAACTTCAAATCTCCATTATCTAAAACTTACCGTGGTTCAGTTCTTGATAACAAGAACGAAGACGACGATGAAGGTGGATTCGAGGATATGGAAGACGATAGAAGAAAATTCGCTAAGAGAAAATCTTGCTGGTTCACAGCTAAGAAAATCAAAGCTGATTGGAAAGATCCTCAAACTTGGAACTGGTTAGTTTCTGAGTTCGGAAAAATCTCTCCAGCTCGCGTTTCTGGTATTTCTAAGAAACACCAAAGATTCGCTAACTCTGCAATTAAGCACGCTAGAAACCTTGGTGTTTCAAGTTACCTATCAAACCGTACGGCTGATAGAGCTTAA
- a CDS encoding pseudouridine synthase, with protein sequence MELKTTDYCLLESVSSIEDFLKLQFKASGNKLKKHFAKKFLNRSLNAKSVLTLPLNFINDGAINPTYIGSPLEIIAEDENFFVFTKNSNQFVHPLTYDESDNCLSFLRQTRPELLDVNKENYDRGLLYRLDYETSGVMIYVKSDELYQNLRENFATVAKEKIYWCWVQGEMTLQGEFKHAFNSSEEKGKRVKVSEATGVGQIGEFAIRPLQFDSTTKRTLVEVKLKTGLRHQIRAQMAYLGYPLVGDTFYGGPEAQRLYLHALTYTLEVNGREYFWDSKPHNFNGL encoded by the coding sequence ATGGAACTAAAAACCACAGACTATTGCTTACTCGAATCCGTATCTTCTATTGAAGATTTTCTAAAGCTGCAATTTAAGGCCAGCGGTAACAAACTCAAAAAACATTTCGCTAAAAAATTCCTCAATAGAAGCTTGAATGCAAAGAGCGTTCTTACATTGCCGCTCAATTTCATAAATGATGGTGCGATAAATCCAACTTACATTGGTTCACCCCTTGAAATTATCGCTGAAGATGAAAACTTTTTTGTCTTCACAAAAAATTCTAATCAATTTGTGCATCCACTGACATACGACGAGAGTGATAATTGTCTTTCTTTTTTAAGACAGACGAGACCTGAACTCTTAGATGTGAATAAAGAAAATTATGACCGTGGTCTTTTGTATCGTCTCGATTATGAAACTTCAGGTGTGATGATTTATGTGAAGAGTGATGAGCTTTATCAAAACCTGCGCGAGAATTTTGCAACAGTGGCGAAAGAAAAAATTTATTGGTGCTGGGTTCAAGGTGAGATGACTCTTCAAGGCGAGTTCAAGCATGCATTCAATTCAAGTGAAGAAAAAGGCAAGCGAGTGAAAGTGTCTGAAGCTACTGGTGTAGGACAGATCGGAGAGTTCGCTATTAGGCCTCTGCAGTTTGATTCGACTACAAAGAGAACCTTAGTTGAAGTCAAATTGAAAACTGGTTTAAGGCACCAAATTAGAGCTCAGATGGCATACTTGGGTTACCCGTTAGTTGGGGATACTTTTTATGGTGGGCCCGAGGCCCAAAGACTCTATCTCCATGCCTTAACTTATACCCTTGAAGTAAACGGAAGAGAATATTTCTGGGATTCTAAACCCCACAATTTCAATGGCCTATAG
- the rplI gene encoding 50S ribosomal protein L9: MKVILTEKVPALGNIGEIVNVSAGHARNYLVPNGFAMVADEGNKNLLAAQQKSLGKKIQAQKDAANEIKKQIEGITLELIKKVGASGKLFGTVTNAELSKELETRGINVERRLIHLDAPIKGLGIFTAKAKIFQDVEATFKIKVAIDPKQAEELKLAQEEALKNAEARKKALAEAKANGESDVPVAEMSEEQRLKMEVDKLLRS; encoded by the coding sequence ATGAAAGTTATTTTGACTGAAAAAGTTCCTGCTTTAGGGAACATCGGAGAAATCGTTAACGTATCAGCTGGTCACGCGAGAAACTATTTAGTTCCAAACGGATTTGCAATGGTTGCTGACGAAGGAAACAAAAATTTATTAGCTGCTCAACAAAAGTCACTTGGAAAGAAAATCCAAGCTCAAAAAGACGCTGCTAACGAAATTAAAAAACAAATCGAAGGGATCACTCTTGAACTAATCAAAAAGGTTGGAGCATCAGGGAAACTTTTCGGTACAGTAACAAACGCTGAACTTTCTAAGGAATTAGAAACTCGCGGGATCAACGTTGAAAGACGTCTAATTCACTTAGACGCTCCAATCAAAGGTCTAGGGATTTTCACTGCAAAAGCGAAAATTTTCCAAGATGTTGAAGCTACTTTCAAAATTAAAGTTGCTATCGATCCTAAGCAAGCTGAAGAGTTAAAACTTGCTCAAGAAGAAGCACTTAAAAATGCTGAAGCTAGAAAGAAAGCTCTTGCTGAAGCAAAAGCTAACGGTGAGTCAGACGTTCCAGTTGCTGAAATGTCAGAAGAACAAAGATTAAAGATGGAAGTAGATAAGCTACTTAGATCTTAA
- a CDS encoding S8 family peptidase, translated as MKTTILSTLLIQVISTAAFAQVNDPLYTKQWALENNGQVILKNISELERIQVKGIPGIDINYVDTKDIETSKKELIVAVLDSGLDLTHPDLKDRIWYDHKLCDNIPNASVKACNGYNYLDNNNVLTDDIGHGTHVAGIIAANRNSMGVAGAADPRIKIMPVKVMNSQVNGFVYNGKVITDVIADAMTFAIKNGAEVINLSLGWPKLIDLAKVKAAFDLAEKNNVIVIAAAGNNNKDLPTFPCSYENVICVGAIDNRGELTDFTNYGSKVDIVAPGESIVSTYPANMESRVLRIKNYETKRGSSQAAPYVAAAVANLKLLHPGLSNDAVRSLLFRSSKKMGSEKNHRFVKFGMLDMKELLTLATKDEEVAFVNPQVKSLTEVKFNSAERKFSFNLDLKNLSNVNYKGLVCLSSASSAIQLDQNCVSVDSIAAHNSLSIPVSGLILDLGSDSHILVNIQIDHNVYQTSLVFSRDLNHDAELISNSLGQASFNDMAVINGDRRLSRMSRVFDKYKRLNYPEYFYLEAAKQTATGTIASLLTNEAGKFVVKTIALPKVNRILSIHRQDINQDGKLDYFIYTLSEKKDEIQFYLLDEKLNPLFKNQSKWSMTLTTFEGLPIDAGLEKFEWIKLKHPTLGSILVPSLYKTFTMPEADNSKIISERVIGAADHQFYLNPVVSGDKVTIDLRVVDSVTMMKALQKEMKIAGDYDARSVYLLKPFPQTEEESRNGVIKSLIVVDEDGVGKLFQANIGVGTKNYSNLSPLSTEKAVNQSLIYPIVNSETGAVTNEAIFTTLLDRSTAEFLTKDDKQIGSIIKLQEDWENPIISLIATFEEKNQKTYLVESRTSLTLLRENEEKLSLPIYRDSSFPGQSFAETLMPVLSQGRPGIYVNSTLIYGERLYSMIDTADKGFIRPLRLSIAIPQGCVPLSPEPLSDKTQYNYTFLCTDASKEVSLKFLPMSHL; from the coding sequence ATGAAAACAACAATTCTTAGCACTCTTTTAATCCAGGTCATCTCAACTGCTGCTTTTGCACAAGTGAATGATCCACTTTATACAAAACAATGGGCCTTAGAAAATAATGGCCAGGTGATTCTAAAAAATATTTCTGAACTTGAGCGTATTCAAGTCAAAGGGATTCCCGGTATCGATATCAATTATGTTGATACGAAGGATATAGAAACTTCAAAGAAAGAATTAATCGTTGCCGTTTTAGATAGTGGTCTTGATTTAACTCACCCAGATTTGAAAGACCGCATTTGGTATGACCATAAACTTTGTGACAACATTCCAAACGCCAGCGTGAAAGCTTGTAACGGTTACAACTATCTTGATAACAACAATGTGTTAACTGACGATATCGGACACGGAACTCACGTGGCCGGAATTATTGCGGCCAACAGAAACTCTATGGGAGTGGCGGGAGCTGCTGATCCAAGAATTAAAATCATGCCGGTAAAAGTTATGAACTCGCAGGTTAATGGTTTCGTTTACAACGGAAAAGTTATCACTGACGTCATTGCTGATGCGATGACATTCGCTATTAAAAATGGCGCTGAAGTTATTAACTTAAGTTTGGGATGGCCTAAACTAATTGACCTGGCAAAAGTAAAAGCTGCTTTTGATCTTGCTGAAAAAAATAACGTTATCGTTATTGCAGCGGCAGGAAATAACAATAAAGACCTTCCAACTTTCCCATGTAGTTATGAAAACGTTATCTGTGTTGGTGCTATTGATAACCGTGGAGAGCTGACAGATTTCACTAACTACGGATCAAAAGTTGATATAGTAGCTCCAGGTGAATCAATTGTGAGTACATACCCGGCCAATATGGAGTCGCGTGTACTGCGTATTAAAAACTATGAAACAAAACGTGGATCAAGCCAGGCAGCTCCTTATGTAGCGGCAGCTGTCGCGAATTTAAAACTATTACACCCTGGTTTATCAAACGACGCTGTTCGAAGCCTACTTTTTAGAAGTAGCAAAAAAATGGGATCAGAAAAAAATCACCGCTTTGTAAAATTCGGAATGCTCGACATGAAAGAGCTTCTGACCCTGGCAACGAAAGATGAAGAAGTGGCCTTTGTTAACCCTCAGGTGAAGTCCCTTACAGAAGTAAAATTTAATTCAGCTGAAAGAAAATTCTCTTTCAATTTAGACCTTAAAAATTTATCAAACGTAAATTACAAAGGACTTGTCTGTTTAAGTTCAGCATCAAGTGCTATTCAGCTTGATCAAAACTGTGTGTCAGTTGATTCAATCGCTGCTCACAATAGCTTAAGTATTCCAGTGTCAGGATTAATTCTTGATCTGGGAAGCGACTCACACATTTTAGTGAACATTCAAATCGATCACAATGTTTATCAGACCAGCTTAGTATTCTCTCGCGACTTAAATCACGATGCAGAATTAATTTCAAACTCATTGGGACAAGCAAGCTTTAACGATATGGCCGTGATCAATGGAGACAGACGTCTATCAAGAATGTCTCGTGTCTTTGATAAGTATAAACGCTTAAACTACCCTGAGTATTTCTATCTTGAAGCTGCTAAACAAACAGCGACGGGAACTATAGCTTCATTATTAACTAACGAAGCCGGGAAGTTTGTTGTTAAAACAATCGCACTTCCAAAAGTGAATAGAATTTTATCTATTCACCGTCAGGATATTAATCAGGATGGGAAATTAGATTATTTCATCTATACATTGTCAGAGAAAAAAGATGAAATTCAATTTTATCTTTTAGATGAAAAACTAAATCCATTATTTAAAAACCAGTCAAAATGGTCAATGACACTGACAACTTTCGAAGGTCTGCCAATTGATGCTGGATTAGAAAAGTTCGAATGGATTAAATTAAAACATCCGACATTAGGATCAATTTTAGTTCCGTCACTTTATAAGACATTCACAATGCCCGAAGCAGATAATTCAAAAATTATTTCTGAAAGAGTGATCGGAGCAGCAGACCACCAGTTCTACTTAAACCCGGTTGTTTCAGGAGACAAAGTTACAATTGATTTAAGAGTTGTAGATTCAGTGACAATGATGAAAGCGCTTCAAAAGGAAATGAAAATTGCAGGCGACTACGATGCAAGATCAGTTTATTTATTAAAACCATTTCCACAAACAGAAGAAGAATCAAGAAACGGTGTGATTAAATCGCTAATCGTTGTGGATGAAGATGGAGTAGGGAAATTGTTCCAGGCCAACATTGGAGTAGGAACAAAAAATTATTCAAACCTAAGCCCACTATCAACTGAAAAAGCAGTCAACCAGTCTCTGATTTACCCAATCGTAAATTCAGAAACAGGTGCAGTGACAAATGAAGCGATCTTCACGACGTTACTAGATAGATCGACAGCTGAATTTTTAACAAAAGACGACAAGCAAATTGGATCGATCATTAAATTACAAGAAGACTGGGAAAATCCAATTATCTCGTTAATTGCGACTTTTGAGGAAAAAAACCAGAAAACTTATTTAGTAGAAAGCAGAACGAGCCTGACGCTGCTTCGCGAAAATGAAGAAAAATTATCTCTGCCAATTTACCGTGACTCAAGTTTTCCAGGGCAAAGTTTCGCTGAAACCCTGATGCCGGTTCTTTCTCAGGGCCGCCCGGGAATTTATGTAAACTCGACTTTGATCTACGGCGAACGACTTTACAGTATGATAGACACGGCAGATAAGGGATTTATTCGTCCGCTAAGGCTTTCGATCGCTATTCCTCAGGGATGTGTGCCTTTGAGCCCAGAGCCACTGAGTGATAAAACTCAGTACAACTATACCTTCTTGTGCACCGACGCCAGCAAGGAAGTCTCTCTGAAATTCCTTCCTATGTCGCACCTTTAG
- a CDS encoding DUF2232 domain-containing protein: protein MTKTEQATHPFDQNASVGKLLFLAIISAALCSFGPMCVFAPVPLAIAFLLYGRLITFALGAVTAGLLWTAALTVPGFPTYVVALYVMTFFVAIMISETIYRNISPVKGLIFSGLIVVTILGSVLIGIDKISPITLKGEISSSVSTVLNQLKKQKQTSSEISGEEERAFDEFVNKPEALTNEIYSSLPLIVFVFSYLGLWVSLYVTLRNSIVWRSKVLYNYNLKDLTNFKVPEFFVYPLILSLVLWVGADYGLPPGSEVIGRNLLYSLGVFYLFQGFGVYNDFLKYLKIGGFIKTMFIAFTFILANKFLAILGIFDLWFDFRRFFTNKKKDEGDTI from the coding sequence ATGACAAAAACCGAACAAGCTACGCATCCTTTTGATCAAAACGCTTCAGTTGGAAAACTGTTGTTTTTAGCGATCATTTCTGCGGCACTTTGTTCGTTTGGTCCAATGTGTGTTTTCGCTCCGGTTCCTCTAGCTATCGCTTTTTTATTGTACGGACGTTTAATTACGTTTGCACTTGGAGCGGTGACAGCTGGTTTATTGTGGACAGCAGCGCTAACGGTACCGGGTTTCCCAACTTATGTTGTGGCCCTGTATGTGATGACTTTTTTCGTAGCGATTATGATTTCTGAAACGATCTACAGAAACATCAGTCCAGTGAAAGGATTAATCTTTTCGGGTTTGATTGTAGTGACGATTCTTGGATCAGTTTTAATCGGTATCGATAAAATTAGTCCCATAACACTTAAAGGTGAGATTAGTAGTTCAGTTTCGACAGTTTTAAATCAACTGAAGAAGCAAAAACAAACATCATCAGAAATTTCTGGTGAAGAAGAAAGGGCCTTTGATGAATTCGTAAATAAGCCAGAAGCTTTGACGAACGAAATCTACAGCTCACTTCCTTTGATTGTTTTTGTGTTTTCGTATCTTGGATTGTGGGTAAGTTTGTATGTAACTCTACGCAATTCAATCGTATGGAGATCTAAGGTTCTTTATAACTACAACCTGAAAGACTTAACGAACTTTAAGGTTCCGGAGTTTTTCGTTTATCCTCTTATCCTGTCATTAGTTTTATGGGTTGGAGCGGATTACGGATTACCACCAGGATCGGAAGTGATCGGACGCAATCTTTTATACTCTCTAGGGGTCTTTTACCTGTTCCAAGGGTTCGGGGTTTATAACGACTTTCTAAAGTATTTAAAGATTGGTGGATTCATCAAAACTATGTTCATTGCTTTTACTTTTATATTAGCGAACAAGTTTTTAGCAATTCTTGGCATATTTGATTTGTGGTTTGATTTTAGAAGATTTTTTACAAATAAGAAAAAAGATGAAGGAGATACTATATGA
- a CDS encoding WYL domain-containing protein — MSDQQYILENSFWKFLVSLEELKERKEVVLMCSSLGINEETLENYCEFLTRFKVAVMRDEHFVYPLKEQCKIKMEFSLSEWLALQATIPKGDDAFYFQQITQDKMRMAHKAYAQFALYKKPEAHVVASGTFIENLKKKIDYDIVCRKSMKIKFFAGKECDVFPHRMVFLDGVLCVVGENTADKTLVYFGVEDIEAVENLTAFYEPNLSQIEVNEFIGHLRLINGQEERLVLKIYSQDQTDLLPEHHFLGNPFVTSSTEGDMIWAATIEMCDDVYNWLYRMRDRVEVLDPGHIRKEFSHYCELKKENSSKKAS; from the coding sequence ATGTCGGACCAGCAGTACATTTTAGAAAATAGTTTCTGGAAATTTTTGGTATCTCTCGAAGAGTTGAAAGAGCGCAAAGAAGTTGTCCTAATGTGCTCATCTCTGGGCATCAATGAAGAGACTCTGGAGAACTATTGCGAGTTCCTTACGCGCTTTAAAGTAGCGGTGATGAGAGATGAGCATTTCGTTTATCCACTTAAAGAGCAGTGTAAAATTAAAATGGAGTTCAGCTTATCTGAATGGCTGGCACTTCAGGCAACTATCCCAAAAGGGGACGATGCTTTTTACTTTCAACAAATCACCCAGGATAAAATGCGCATGGCCCATAAAGCATACGCTCAGTTCGCTCTTTATAAAAAACCTGAAGCCCATGTTGTTGCTTCCGGAACATTTATCGAAAATTTAAAAAAGAAAATTGATTACGATATCGTTTGTAGAAAATCGATGAAGATTAAATTCTTTGCCGGTAAAGAGTGCGACGTTTTTCCTCACAGAATGGTCTTCCTTGATGGAGTGTTGTGTGTGGTGGGAGAAAATACGGCAGATAAAACTCTGGTGTATTTCGGTGTAGAAGATATTGAAGCTGTCGAAAATCTCACAGCATTTTATGAACCCAATTTAAGTCAGATTGAGGTTAATGAATTTATCGGGCACCTTCGTTTAATTAACGGACAAGAAGAAAGACTGGTTTTAAAAATTTATAGCCAGGACCAAACAGATCTTCTTCCAGAGCATCATTTCCTAGGAAATCCCTTTGTTACTTCCAGTACTGAAGGTGACATGATCTGGGCGGCCACGATTGAAATGTGCGATGATGTTTATAATTGGTTATACAGAATGCGCGATCGAGTAGAAGTTCTTGATCCAGGGCATATTAGAAAAGAATTCTCACATTACTGTGAGCTTAAGAAAGAAAACTCATCAAAAAAAGCATCCTAA
- the dnaB gene encoding replicative DNA helicase, translating to MASINSAQNELPHDLLAEKALVGCLIIDGSVFDEISNLKIEAAQFYDPRYGMVFDVIADLSLANRAIDFVTVCNKLKDKGKLEEVGGESFVSSLTEDQASSANVYEYAKIVKDKSSMREIIKTAMRVVQMGLTYTGAAEDFIQDVESSFFKLTNEAKTGGMVKINATLRENLKELEDNTRLMGEISGLSTGYPRLDELLLGMQPGQLIVLAARPAMGKTSLALNVAVSACIQSALPVAIFSLEMLATELSMRLLTGRAKVDSKRVRKKAFLDTDLRSIAKATQELSALPIFINDSGNTTILDIQSQCRKIKADQGLGLIVIDYLQLMGSTNKTLQREQQIAEISRGLKTMAKELGCPVIALSQLNRGVESRPNKRPSTADLRESGAIEQDADIVMFVYRDEVYYPDTKEPGVAEIIIGKNRAGEIGTAKLAWVGAYTSFENLAAHREGT from the coding sequence ATGGCTTCTATCAATTCTGCACAAAACGAACTTCCTCATGATTTACTCGCTGAAAAAGCGTTAGTGGGATGTCTGATTATTGATGGATCAGTGTTTGATGAAATCTCAAACCTGAAAATTGAAGCAGCTCAGTTCTATGATCCAAGATACGGAATGGTTTTTGATGTGATCGCTGATCTATCCCTTGCCAACCGTGCAATCGACTTCGTTACTGTATGTAATAAACTAAAAGATAAAGGCAAGCTTGAAGAAGTTGGTGGAGAATCATTTGTTTCTTCATTAACAGAAGACCAGGCCTCATCTGCCAACGTCTACGAATACGCAAAAATCGTTAAAGATAAATCTTCAATGAGAGAGATCATCAAGACCGCGATGAGAGTTGTCCAAATGGGATTAACTTACACAGGTGCTGCTGAAGATTTCATTCAAGATGTTGAGTCGAGTTTCTTTAAACTGACCAACGAAGCAAAAACCGGTGGTATGGTTAAGATCAATGCCACTCTAAGAGAAAACTTAAAAGAACTAGAAGACAATACTCGCCTGATGGGTGAGATCTCAGGGCTATCAACAGGGTATCCTCGTTTAGATGAACTTTTACTAGGAATGCAGCCTGGGCAGTTAATCGTTTTGGCCGCTCGTCCTGCTATGGGAAAGACTTCCCTTGCACTGAACGTGGCCGTGAGTGCATGTATTCAATCAGCACTTCCTGTGGCGATCTTCTCGCTCGAGATGTTAGCGACGGAACTTTCGATGAGATTACTAACGGGTCGTGCGAAAGTAGACTCGAAGCGTGTTCGTAAGAAAGCATTCCTTGATACGGATTTAAGAAGTATTGCAAAAGCGACTCAGGAGCTTTCAGCACTTCCAATCTTTATTAACGATTCAGGTAACACAACAATTCTTGATATCCAGTCACAGTGTAGAAAAATTAAAGCAGACCAAGGTCTGGGGTTAATTGTTATCGACTACCTTCAGCTGATGGGTTCAACAAATAAAACACTTCAAAGAGAGCAGCAGATTGCCGAGATTTCCCGTGGTTTAAAAACTATGGCGAAGGAACTTGGTTGTCCGGTTATCGCTCTATCTCAGCTTAACCGCGGAGTTGAATCTCGTCCGAACAAACGACCATCTACTGCCGATCTTCGTGAATCTGGAGCAATTGAGCAGGATGCGGATATCGTAATGTTCGTTTACCGTGACGAAGTTTACTACCCGGATACAAAAGAGCCAGGTGTGGCCGAAATCATCATCGGTAAAAACCGTGCGGGTGAAATCGGGACAGCGAAGCTTGCTTGGGTTGGTGCTTATACCAGCTTCGAAAACCTTGCAGCTCATCGTGAAGGGACATAA
- a CDS encoding chorismate-binding protein → MKGHNLYSIIPYKETLLKFSVPVSARAYYKNHYIDLMTGDNHPFEIEGWIHELDFPVYKHEEDKRFVHLFYELGFLFEGLSEDISSTELLAIDIQYSKKEITTLDKKSKKIILSLVDAPNVDDYEKQFMDGYRELQAGNCYQFNLTGEYNYSFEAELEAEDFIAALWGRGTGRGAYGSATYVEYLDQLFLSNSPECLFQYSDETLTTRPIKGTLKRKSDDKIEITKLWRELSRDKKSQGELYMITDLLRNDLSRIDLPCSVVVKKKAPLLVPGLIHQFSEIEVKLRSHITLKNILEKIFPGGSITGAPKKRVMQILKQLEKRSRGFYCGSTLIFSKGQIEASINIRSSVVNFKNSSVNYQAGGGITLLSQPQSEFDEMTYKHDSYIDILTL, encoded by the coding sequence GTGAAGGGACATAATCTTTATTCGATTATTCCTTACAAAGAAACATTACTGAAATTCAGTGTTCCAGTGAGTGCACGCGCTTATTATAAAAATCATTACATTGATTTGATGACAGGGGACAACCATCCTTTTGAAATTGAAGGGTGGATTCATGAACTGGATTTTCCGGTTTATAAACATGAAGAAGATAAACGCTTTGTTCATTTGTTTTATGAATTAGGATTTTTATTTGAAGGTCTCTCAGAAGACATCAGTAGTACGGAACTCTTGGCCATCGATATTCAGTATTCGAAAAAAGAAATTACAACTCTCGATAAAAAATCAAAAAAAATTATTCTCTCGCTGGTGGATGCTCCGAATGTTGATGATTATGAAAAACAATTTATGGATGGGTATAGAGAGCTTCAGGCAGGGAACTGTTATCAGTTTAACTTAACTGGTGAGTATAATTATTCTTTTGAAGCAGAACTAGAGGCCGAAGATTTTATCGCCGCTCTATGGGGACGTGGGACAGGCAGAGGAGCGTATGGCTCTGCGACTTACGTTGAATACTTAGATCAATTGTTTTTGAGTAATTCACCTGAGTGCTTGTTTCAGTATAGTGATGAAACTCTGACGACTAGACCGATTAAAGGAACACTGAAGCGCAAGAGTGACGATAAAATAGAAATCACAAAACTTTGGCGTGAACTCTCTCGTGATAAAAAAAGTCAGGGCGAGCTTTATATGATCACCGATTTACTTCGCAACGATCTAAGCCGCATTGATCTTCCTTGTTCAGTGGTAGTGAAAAAGAAAGCACCGCTACTTGTTCCAGGACTCATTCATCAATTCTCAGAGATCGAAGTGAAACTAAGATCGCATATAACGTTAAAAAATATTTTAGAAAAAATTTTTCCTGGTGGAAGCATCACAGGCGCTCCGAAAAAAAGAGTGATGCAAATACTGAAACAACTCGAGAAACGTTCAAGAGGATTCTATTGTGGATCGACTTTAATTTTTTCTAAGGGTCAAATCGAAGCATCGATCAACATCAGATCGAGTGTCGTAAACTTCAAGAATAGTTCAGTAAATTACCAAGCAGGAGGCGGTATTACACTCTTAAGCCAACCTCAATCCGAGTTTGATGAGATGACTTACAAGCATGATAGCTATATTGATATCCTAACTCTATAA
- a CDS encoding patatin-like phospholipase family protein → MTLSTSSPRYGLVLSGGGARAAYQAGVLQGISDILGTDCGPQPFSVITGISAGAINTAFIAAATDSFAHQTQKLIEVWNELEPEHVLRTDFMSLGKLGAGWIRDLSFGGMLGNSQSTHLLDSTPLARLLDKRIDFNQIQENIKNKTIHGVAVSATNYATGTSNAFFNSLEVENWARSSRIGLKTDLNLDHILASSAIPFIFKPVRINKSFYGDGGVRSNTPFSPAIHLGADRLIAIGVRYFRDGLETMELNQQLEMDSIALSDIVGVMFNSLFLDAIEFDYERLQRINETVKLLHEVEYLRGKSRLKMIPTLLIRPSVDLGELAAEQFERFPHMLRYLLKGIGASRERGADLLSYIAFDKAYTSKLIEIGIKDTMSRKDEIRAFFELEL, encoded by the coding sequence ATGACATTATCAACTTCTTCTCCTCGATATGGTCTGGTTCTAAGTGGTGGTGGCGCGCGCGCTGCTTATCAGGCAGGTGTGCTTCAAGGGATTTCCGACATCCTTGGCACTGACTGTGGCCCTCAACCTTTTTCCGTGATCACTGGTATTTCAGCAGGGGCAATTAATACTGCCTTCATCGCGGCAGCAACAGACAGCTTCGCTCACCAAACACAAAAATTAATTGAAGTCTGGAATGAACTTGAGCCTGAACATGTTTTGCGAACTGATTTTATGTCGCTGGGAAAACTTGGTGCAGGCTGGATTCGCGATTTAAGTTTTGGTGGAATGCTGGGCAATTCTCAATCGACACATCTTTTGGATTCAACTCCATTAGCGCGTTTATTAGATAAGAGAATTGATTTTAATCAAATTCAGGAAAATATTAAAAATAAAACAATTCATGGTGTCGCTGTCTCAGCAACAAACTATGCTACGGGCACGAGTAATGCTTTTTTTAATTCGCTTGAAGTTGAGAATTGGGCGAGAAGTTCACGCATTGGACTTAAGACTGATCTCAATCTTGATCATATATTAGCTTCATCAGCGATTCCTTTTATTTTTAAACCTGTGCGTATTAATAAAAGTTTTTATGGTGATGGGGGAGTGAGATCTAATACTCCTTTTAGTCCTGCTATTCACTTAGGTGCTGATCGATTAATTGCTATCGGAGTTCGTTATTTTCGTGATGGACTGGAAACGATGGAGCTTAATCAGCAGTTGGAAATGGATTCAATCGCTTTATCTGATATCGTAGGAGTGATGTTCAATTCATTATTTTTAGATGCGATTGAATTTGATTACGAACGCCTGCAAAGAATTAACGAGACAGTTAAACTACTTCATGAAGTGGAATATTTAAGAGGCAAATCTCGCTTGAAAATGATTCCTACACTTCTTATCAGACCGTCTGTGGATTTAGGAGAGCTGGCCGCTGAGCAGTTTGAGCGTTTCCCGCATATGTTAAGATATTTATTAAAAGGTATTGGAGCTTCGAGAGAGCGTGGTGCGGATTTATTAAGTTATATTGCCTTTGATAAGGCCTACACATCAAAGTTGATTGAAATTGGTATCAAAGATACCATGAGTAGAAAAGATGAAATCAGGGCCTTTTTTGAACTGGAGTTATAG